The Daucus carota subsp. sativus chromosome 2, DH1 v3.0, whole genome shotgun sequence genome includes a window with the following:
- the LOC108205645 gene encoding protein NDL1 isoform X1, producing MGESSDSVSIDMETISLTGKDYLIKTSHGSISVAVYGDRDKPALVTYPDLALNYVSCFQGLLMCPEAFSLLLHNFCIYHISPPGHEYHIQELLQLGAAIMIPDDAVLSVDDLADQVAEVLDFFGLGKVMCMGVTAGAYILTLFAIKHSCRVLGLILVSPLCQGPCWTEWLYNKVMSNLLYYYGMCGLAKELLLMRYFSKDVRGNVQVPDSDVVQACRRFLGERQSPNVLRLLETFNGRRPDISEGLKRLKCRSLIFIGENSPFHYESLHMTSKLDRRYTALVEVQHCGSLVTEEQPDAMLIPLEYFLMGYGFYRPSQYTLSPRSPLSPTCISPELFSPESMGLKLKPIKTKISFEV from the exons atgggggaGTCGAGCGATTCCGTTTCCATTGATATGGAGACGATCTCGCTTACTGGGAAG GACTATCTGATAAAAACTAGTCATGGCTCTATTTCTGTTGCTGTGTATGGAGATCGGGACAAGCCGGCTTTAGTTACTTATCCTGATCTGGCACTAAATT ATGTATCCTGTTTCCAAGGGCTGTTAATGTGTCCAGAGGCATTTTCATTGCTGCTTCATAACTTTTGCATTTATCACATTAGTCCACCTGGGCATGAG TACCATATTCAAGAGTTATTGCAGTTGGGAGCTGCTATTATGATACCAGATGATGCTGTGTTATCTGTTGATGACTTGGCAGATCAGGTTGCTGAGGTTCTTGATTTTTTCGG ACTTGGTAAAGTGATGTGCATGGGAGTAACAGCTGGTGCTTACATCCTTACTCTGTTTGCT ATCAAACATTCGTGCAGGGTACTTGGTTTAATACTTGTGTCCCCTCTATGCCAAGGACCCTGCTGGACAGAGTGGTTGTATAATAAG GTTATGTCAAACTTACTGTACTATTATGGCATGTGTGGTTTAGCGAAGGAGTTGTTGCTCATGCGTTACTTTAGCAAG GATGTTCgcggcaatgtgcaagtaccaGATTCGGATGTTGTTCAGGCGTGCAGAAGA TTTCTAGGCGAGAGGCAAAGTCCGAATGTCTTGCGACTTCTGGAAACTTTTAACGG CAGGAGACCAGACATCTCCGAAGGGTTAAAGAGGCTGAAATGTCGGTCATTAATATTTATTGGCGAGAACTCTCCATTCCACTACGAGTCCCTTCACATGACTTCAAAACTAGATCGAAGATACACTGCCTTGGTTGAG GTTCAGCATTGTGGGTCCTTGGTAACAGAAGAGCAACCTGATGCAATGTTAATACCACTAGAATACTTCCTTATGGGGTATGGCTTCTATAGACCATCTCAATATACTCTCAGTCCGAGAAGTCCCTTGAGTCCGACTTGCATATCTCCTGAGCTTTTCTCACCGGAAAGCATGGGCTTAAAGTTGAAAcctataaaaacaaaaatttcttttgaagtttga
- the LOC108205645 gene encoding protein NDL1 isoform X4 — MGESSDSVSIDMETISLTGKDYLIKTSHGSISVAVYGDRDKPALVTYPDLALNYVSCFQGLLMCPEAFSLLLHNFCIYHISPPGHELGAAIMIPDDAVLSVDDLADQVAEVLDFFGLGKVMCMGVTAGAYILTLFAIKHSCRVLGLILVSPLCQGPCWTEWLYNKVMSNLLYYYGMCGLAKELLLMRYFSKDVRGNVQVPDSDVVQACRRFLGERQSPNVLRLLETFNGRRPDISEGLKRLKCRSLIFIGENSPFHYESLHMTSKLDRRYTALVEVQHCGSLVTEEQPDAMLIPLEYFLMGYGFYRPSQYTLSPRSPLSPTCISPELFSPESMGLKLKPIKTKISFEV, encoded by the exons atgggggaGTCGAGCGATTCCGTTTCCATTGATATGGAGACGATCTCGCTTACTGGGAAG GACTATCTGATAAAAACTAGTCATGGCTCTATTTCTGTTGCTGTGTATGGAGATCGGGACAAGCCGGCTTTAGTTACTTATCCTGATCTGGCACTAAATT ATGTATCCTGTTTCCAAGGGCTGTTAATGTGTCCAGAGGCATTTTCATTGCTGCTTCATAACTTTTGCATTTATCACATTAGTCCACCTGGGCATGAG TTGGGAGCTGCTATTATGATACCAGATGATGCTGTGTTATCTGTTGATGACTTGGCAGATCAGGTTGCTGAGGTTCTTGATTTTTTCGG ACTTGGTAAAGTGATGTGCATGGGAGTAACAGCTGGTGCTTACATCCTTACTCTGTTTGCT ATCAAACATTCGTGCAGGGTACTTGGTTTAATACTTGTGTCCCCTCTATGCCAAGGACCCTGCTGGACAGAGTGGTTGTATAATAAG GTTATGTCAAACTTACTGTACTATTATGGCATGTGTGGTTTAGCGAAGGAGTTGTTGCTCATGCGTTACTTTAGCAAG GATGTTCgcggcaatgtgcaagtaccaGATTCGGATGTTGTTCAGGCGTGCAGAAGA TTTCTAGGCGAGAGGCAAAGTCCGAATGTCTTGCGACTTCTGGAAACTTTTAACGG CAGGAGACCAGACATCTCCGAAGGGTTAAAGAGGCTGAAATGTCGGTCATTAATATTTATTGGCGAGAACTCTCCATTCCACTACGAGTCCCTTCACATGACTTCAAAACTAGATCGAAGATACACTGCCTTGGTTGAG GTTCAGCATTGTGGGTCCTTGGTAACAGAAGAGCAACCTGATGCAATGTTAATACCACTAGAATACTTCCTTATGGGGTATGGCTTCTATAGACCATCTCAATATACTCTCAGTCCGAGAAGTCCCTTGAGTCCGACTTGCATATCTCCTGAGCTTTTCTCACCGGAAAGCATGGGCTTAAAGTTGAAAcctataaaaacaaaaatttcttttgaagtttga
- the LOC108205645 gene encoding protein NDL1 isoform X5 → MGESSDSVSIDMETISLTGKDYLIKTSHGSISVAVYGDRDKPALVTYPDLALNYVSCFQGLLMCPEAFSLLLHNFCIYHISPPGHELGAAIMIPDDAVLSVDDLADQVAEVLDFFGLGKVMCMGVTAGAYILTLFAIKHSCRVLGLILVSPLCQGPCWTEWLYNKVMSNLLYYYGMCGLAKELLLMRYFSKDVRGNVQVPDSDVVQACRRFLGERQSPNVLRLLETFNGRPDISEGLKRLKCRSLIFIGENSPFHYESLHMTSKLDRRYTALVEVQHCGSLVTEEQPDAMLIPLEYFLMGYGFYRPSQYTLSPRSPLSPTCISPELFSPESMGLKLKPIKTKISFEV, encoded by the exons atgggggaGTCGAGCGATTCCGTTTCCATTGATATGGAGACGATCTCGCTTACTGGGAAG GACTATCTGATAAAAACTAGTCATGGCTCTATTTCTGTTGCTGTGTATGGAGATCGGGACAAGCCGGCTTTAGTTACTTATCCTGATCTGGCACTAAATT ATGTATCCTGTTTCCAAGGGCTGTTAATGTGTCCAGAGGCATTTTCATTGCTGCTTCATAACTTTTGCATTTATCACATTAGTCCACCTGGGCATGAG TTGGGAGCTGCTATTATGATACCAGATGATGCTGTGTTATCTGTTGATGACTTGGCAGATCAGGTTGCTGAGGTTCTTGATTTTTTCGG ACTTGGTAAAGTGATGTGCATGGGAGTAACAGCTGGTGCTTACATCCTTACTCTGTTTGCT ATCAAACATTCGTGCAGGGTACTTGGTTTAATACTTGTGTCCCCTCTATGCCAAGGACCCTGCTGGACAGAGTGGTTGTATAATAAG GTTATGTCAAACTTACTGTACTATTATGGCATGTGTGGTTTAGCGAAGGAGTTGTTGCTCATGCGTTACTTTAGCAAG GATGTTCgcggcaatgtgcaagtaccaGATTCGGATGTTGTTCAGGCGTGCAGAAGA TTTCTAGGCGAGAGGCAAAGTCCGAATGTCTTGCGACTTCTGGAAACTTTTAACGG GAGACCAGACATCTCCGAAGGGTTAAAGAGGCTGAAATGTCGGTCATTAATATTTATTGGCGAGAACTCTCCATTCCACTACGAGTCCCTTCACATGACTTCAAAACTAGATCGAAGATACACTGCCTTGGTTGAG GTTCAGCATTGTGGGTCCTTGGTAACAGAAGAGCAACCTGATGCAATGTTAATACCACTAGAATACTTCCTTATGGGGTATGGCTTCTATAGACCATCTCAATATACTCTCAGTCCGAGAAGTCCCTTGAGTCCGACTTGCATATCTCCTGAGCTTTTCTCACCGGAAAGCATGGGCTTAAAGTTGAAAcctataaaaacaaaaatttcttttgaagtttga
- the LOC108205645 gene encoding protein NDL1 isoform X2: MGESSDSVSIDMETISLTGKDYLIKTSHGSISVAVYGDRDKPALVTYPDLALNYVSCFQGLLMCPEAFSLLLHNFCIYHISPPGHEYHIQELLQLGAAIMIPDDAVLSVDDLADQVAEVLDFFGLGKVMCMGVTAGAYILTLFAIKHSCRVLGLILVSPLCQGPCWTEWLYNKVMSNLLYYYGMCGLAKELLLMRYFSKDVRGNVQVPDSDVVQACRRFLGERQSPNVLRLLETFNGRPDISEGLKRLKCRSLIFIGENSPFHYESLHMTSKLDRRYTALVEVQHCGSLVTEEQPDAMLIPLEYFLMGYGFYRPSQYTLSPRSPLSPTCISPELFSPESMGLKLKPIKTKISFEV, encoded by the exons atgggggaGTCGAGCGATTCCGTTTCCATTGATATGGAGACGATCTCGCTTACTGGGAAG GACTATCTGATAAAAACTAGTCATGGCTCTATTTCTGTTGCTGTGTATGGAGATCGGGACAAGCCGGCTTTAGTTACTTATCCTGATCTGGCACTAAATT ATGTATCCTGTTTCCAAGGGCTGTTAATGTGTCCAGAGGCATTTTCATTGCTGCTTCATAACTTTTGCATTTATCACATTAGTCCACCTGGGCATGAG TACCATATTCAAGAGTTATTGCAGTTGGGAGCTGCTATTATGATACCAGATGATGCTGTGTTATCTGTTGATGACTTGGCAGATCAGGTTGCTGAGGTTCTTGATTTTTTCGG ACTTGGTAAAGTGATGTGCATGGGAGTAACAGCTGGTGCTTACATCCTTACTCTGTTTGCT ATCAAACATTCGTGCAGGGTACTTGGTTTAATACTTGTGTCCCCTCTATGCCAAGGACCCTGCTGGACAGAGTGGTTGTATAATAAG GTTATGTCAAACTTACTGTACTATTATGGCATGTGTGGTTTAGCGAAGGAGTTGTTGCTCATGCGTTACTTTAGCAAG GATGTTCgcggcaatgtgcaagtaccaGATTCGGATGTTGTTCAGGCGTGCAGAAGA TTTCTAGGCGAGAGGCAAAGTCCGAATGTCTTGCGACTTCTGGAAACTTTTAACGG GAGACCAGACATCTCCGAAGGGTTAAAGAGGCTGAAATGTCGGTCATTAATATTTATTGGCGAGAACTCTCCATTCCACTACGAGTCCCTTCACATGACTTCAAAACTAGATCGAAGATACACTGCCTTGGTTGAG GTTCAGCATTGTGGGTCCTTGGTAACAGAAGAGCAACCTGATGCAATGTTAATACCACTAGAATACTTCCTTATGGGGTATGGCTTCTATAGACCATCTCAATATACTCTCAGTCCGAGAAGTCCCTTGAGTCCGACTTGCATATCTCCTGAGCTTTTCTCACCGGAAAGCATGGGCTTAAAGTTGAAAcctataaaaacaaaaatttcttttgaagtttga
- the LOC108205645 gene encoding protein NDL1 isoform X3, whose product MNNSVASKRCQTWDYLIKTSHGSISVAVYGDRDKPALVTYPDLALNYVSCFQGLLMCPEAFSLLLHNFCIYHISPPGHEYHIQELLQLGAAIMIPDDAVLSVDDLADQVAEVLDFFGLGKVMCMGVTAGAYILTLFAIKHSCRVLGLILVSPLCQGPCWTEWLYNKVMSNLLYYYGMCGLAKELLLMRYFSKDVRGNVQVPDSDVVQACRRFLGERQSPNVLRLLETFNGRRPDISEGLKRLKCRSLIFIGENSPFHYESLHMTSKLDRRYTALVEVQHCGSLVTEEQPDAMLIPLEYFLMGYGFYRPSQYTLSPRSPLSPTCISPELFSPESMGLKLKPIKTKISFEV is encoded by the exons ATGAATAATTCAGTTGCAAGCAAAAGATGCCAAACTTGG GACTATCTGATAAAAACTAGTCATGGCTCTATTTCTGTTGCTGTGTATGGAGATCGGGACAAGCCGGCTTTAGTTACTTATCCTGATCTGGCACTAAATT ATGTATCCTGTTTCCAAGGGCTGTTAATGTGTCCAGAGGCATTTTCATTGCTGCTTCATAACTTTTGCATTTATCACATTAGTCCACCTGGGCATGAG TACCATATTCAAGAGTTATTGCAGTTGGGAGCTGCTATTATGATACCAGATGATGCTGTGTTATCTGTTGATGACTTGGCAGATCAGGTTGCTGAGGTTCTTGATTTTTTCGG ACTTGGTAAAGTGATGTGCATGGGAGTAACAGCTGGTGCTTACATCCTTACTCTGTTTGCT ATCAAACATTCGTGCAGGGTACTTGGTTTAATACTTGTGTCCCCTCTATGCCAAGGACCCTGCTGGACAGAGTGGTTGTATAATAAG GTTATGTCAAACTTACTGTACTATTATGGCATGTGTGGTTTAGCGAAGGAGTTGTTGCTCATGCGTTACTTTAGCAAG GATGTTCgcggcaatgtgcaagtaccaGATTCGGATGTTGTTCAGGCGTGCAGAAGA TTTCTAGGCGAGAGGCAAAGTCCGAATGTCTTGCGACTTCTGGAAACTTTTAACGG CAGGAGACCAGACATCTCCGAAGGGTTAAAGAGGCTGAAATGTCGGTCATTAATATTTATTGGCGAGAACTCTCCATTCCACTACGAGTCCCTTCACATGACTTCAAAACTAGATCGAAGATACACTGCCTTGGTTGAG GTTCAGCATTGTGGGTCCTTGGTAACAGAAGAGCAACCTGATGCAATGTTAATACCACTAGAATACTTCCTTATGGGGTATGGCTTCTATAGACCATCTCAATATACTCTCAGTCCGAGAAGTCCCTTGAGTCCGACTTGCATATCTCCTGAGCTTTTCTCACCGGAAAGCATGGGCTTAAAGTTGAAAcctataaaaacaaaaatttcttttgaagtttga
- the LOC108205645 gene encoding protein NDL1 isoform X6: protein MKDYLIKTSHGSISVAVYGDRDKPALVTYPDLALNYVSCFQGLLMCPEAFSLLLHNFCIYHISPPGHEYHIQELLQLGAAIMIPDDAVLSVDDLADQVAEVLDFFGLGKVMCMGVTAGAYILTLFAIKHSCRVLGLILVSPLCQGPCWTEWLYNKVMSNLLYYYGMCGLAKELLLMRYFSKDVRGNVQVPDSDVVQACRRFLGERQSPNVLRLLETFNGRRPDISEGLKRLKCRSLIFIGENSPFHYESLHMTSKLDRRYTALVEVQHCGSLVTEEQPDAMLIPLEYFLMGYGFYRPSQYTLSPRSPLSPTCISPELFSPESMGLKLKPIKTKISFEV, encoded by the exons ATGAAG GACTATCTGATAAAAACTAGTCATGGCTCTATTTCTGTTGCTGTGTATGGAGATCGGGACAAGCCGGCTTTAGTTACTTATCCTGATCTGGCACTAAATT ATGTATCCTGTTTCCAAGGGCTGTTAATGTGTCCAGAGGCATTTTCATTGCTGCTTCATAACTTTTGCATTTATCACATTAGTCCACCTGGGCATGAG TACCATATTCAAGAGTTATTGCAGTTGGGAGCTGCTATTATGATACCAGATGATGCTGTGTTATCTGTTGATGACTTGGCAGATCAGGTTGCTGAGGTTCTTGATTTTTTCGG ACTTGGTAAAGTGATGTGCATGGGAGTAACAGCTGGTGCTTACATCCTTACTCTGTTTGCT ATCAAACATTCGTGCAGGGTACTTGGTTTAATACTTGTGTCCCCTCTATGCCAAGGACCCTGCTGGACAGAGTGGTTGTATAATAAG GTTATGTCAAACTTACTGTACTATTATGGCATGTGTGGTTTAGCGAAGGAGTTGTTGCTCATGCGTTACTTTAGCAAG GATGTTCgcggcaatgtgcaagtaccaGATTCGGATGTTGTTCAGGCGTGCAGAAGA TTTCTAGGCGAGAGGCAAAGTCCGAATGTCTTGCGACTTCTGGAAACTTTTAACGG CAGGAGACCAGACATCTCCGAAGGGTTAAAGAGGCTGAAATGTCGGTCATTAATATTTATTGGCGAGAACTCTCCATTCCACTACGAGTCCCTTCACATGACTTCAAAACTAGATCGAAGATACACTGCCTTGGTTGAG GTTCAGCATTGTGGGTCCTTGGTAACAGAAGAGCAACCTGATGCAATGTTAATACCACTAGAATACTTCCTTATGGGGTATGGCTTCTATAGACCATCTCAATATACTCTCAGTCCGAGAAGTCCCTTGAGTCCGACTTGCATATCTCCTGAGCTTTTCTCACCGGAAAGCATGGGCTTAAAGTTGAAAcctataaaaacaaaaatttcttttgaagtttga
- the LOC108205645 gene encoding protein NDL1 isoform X7 has protein sequence MCPEAFSLLLHNFCIYHISPPGHEYHIQELLQLGAAIMIPDDAVLSVDDLADQVAEVLDFFGLGKVMCMGVTAGAYILTLFAIKHSCRVLGLILVSPLCQGPCWTEWLYNKVMSNLLYYYGMCGLAKELLLMRYFSKDVRGNVQVPDSDVVQACRRFLGERQSPNVLRLLETFNGRRPDISEGLKRLKCRSLIFIGENSPFHYESLHMTSKLDRRYTALVEVQHCGSLVTEEQPDAMLIPLEYFLMGYGFYRPSQYTLSPRSPLSPTCISPELFSPESMGLKLKPIKTKISFEV, from the exons ATGTGTCCAGAGGCATTTTCATTGCTGCTTCATAACTTTTGCATTTATCACATTAGTCCACCTGGGCATGAG TACCATATTCAAGAGTTATTGCAGTTGGGAGCTGCTATTATGATACCAGATGATGCTGTGTTATCTGTTGATGACTTGGCAGATCAGGTTGCTGAGGTTCTTGATTTTTTCGG ACTTGGTAAAGTGATGTGCATGGGAGTAACAGCTGGTGCTTACATCCTTACTCTGTTTGCT ATCAAACATTCGTGCAGGGTACTTGGTTTAATACTTGTGTCCCCTCTATGCCAAGGACCCTGCTGGACAGAGTGGTTGTATAATAAG GTTATGTCAAACTTACTGTACTATTATGGCATGTGTGGTTTAGCGAAGGAGTTGTTGCTCATGCGTTACTTTAGCAAG GATGTTCgcggcaatgtgcaagtaccaGATTCGGATGTTGTTCAGGCGTGCAGAAGA TTTCTAGGCGAGAGGCAAAGTCCGAATGTCTTGCGACTTCTGGAAACTTTTAACGG CAGGAGACCAGACATCTCCGAAGGGTTAAAGAGGCTGAAATGTCGGTCATTAATATTTATTGGCGAGAACTCTCCATTCCACTACGAGTCCCTTCACATGACTTCAAAACTAGATCGAAGATACACTGCCTTGGTTGAG GTTCAGCATTGTGGGTCCTTGGTAACAGAAGAGCAACCTGATGCAATGTTAATACCACTAGAATACTTCCTTATGGGGTATGGCTTCTATAGACCATCTCAATATACTCTCAGTCCGAGAAGTCCCTTGAGTCCGACTTGCATATCTCCTGAGCTTTTCTCACCGGAAAGCATGGGCTTAAAGTTGAAAcctataaaaacaaaaatttcttttgaagtttga
- the LOC108205645 gene encoding protein NDL1 isoform X8 — MCPEAFSLLLHNFCIYHISPPGHELGAAIMIPDDAVLSVDDLADQVAEVLDFFGLGKVMCMGVTAGAYILTLFAIKHSCRVLGLILVSPLCQGPCWTEWLYNKVMSNLLYYYGMCGLAKELLLMRYFSKDVRGNVQVPDSDVVQACRRFLGERQSPNVLRLLETFNGRRPDISEGLKRLKCRSLIFIGENSPFHYESLHMTSKLDRRYTALVEVQHCGSLVTEEQPDAMLIPLEYFLMGYGFYRPSQYTLSPRSPLSPTCISPELFSPESMGLKLKPIKTKISFEV, encoded by the exons ATGTGTCCAGAGGCATTTTCATTGCTGCTTCATAACTTTTGCATTTATCACATTAGTCCACCTGGGCATGAG TTGGGAGCTGCTATTATGATACCAGATGATGCTGTGTTATCTGTTGATGACTTGGCAGATCAGGTTGCTGAGGTTCTTGATTTTTTCGG ACTTGGTAAAGTGATGTGCATGGGAGTAACAGCTGGTGCTTACATCCTTACTCTGTTTGCT ATCAAACATTCGTGCAGGGTACTTGGTTTAATACTTGTGTCCCCTCTATGCCAAGGACCCTGCTGGACAGAGTGGTTGTATAATAAG GTTATGTCAAACTTACTGTACTATTATGGCATGTGTGGTTTAGCGAAGGAGTTGTTGCTCATGCGTTACTTTAGCAAG GATGTTCgcggcaatgtgcaagtaccaGATTCGGATGTTGTTCAGGCGTGCAGAAGA TTTCTAGGCGAGAGGCAAAGTCCGAATGTCTTGCGACTTCTGGAAACTTTTAACGG CAGGAGACCAGACATCTCCGAAGGGTTAAAGAGGCTGAAATGTCGGTCATTAATATTTATTGGCGAGAACTCTCCATTCCACTACGAGTCCCTTCACATGACTTCAAAACTAGATCGAAGATACACTGCCTTGGTTGAG GTTCAGCATTGTGGGTCCTTGGTAACAGAAGAGCAACCTGATGCAATGTTAATACCACTAGAATACTTCCTTATGGGGTATGGCTTCTATAGACCATCTCAATATACTCTCAGTCCGAGAAGTCCCTTGAGTCCGACTTGCATATCTCCTGAGCTTTTCTCACCGGAAAGCATGGGCTTAAAGTTGAAAcctataaaaacaaaaatttcttttgaagtttga